Proteins encoded within one genomic window of Marinifilum sp. JC120:
- a CDS encoding LysR family transcriptional regulator encodes METRQLKYFLAVAEELHFGRAAKRLHISQPPLSQQIMKFEDELGVKLFQRNKRSVFLTAAGNSLLRDARSILRSMDRAEANLLEAASGHGGQLCLGYIGPALESSLAGIIRKYKSSYPAVRLNLREMFTNDQLKAVREGEIDAGIVRLFQHDVSDLECKLFHRESYALVVPMDHPLAESESVDISQLGGEPFIFFPRAEQPRLYDEWMRVFDEAGFVPDVVQETARKSATVALVAARMGIGIVPESMSRQKPQGVAFKKLTGDFPSIEVHLIYKPKDGFPAVRNFINEVRQSVGFKA; translated from the coding sequence ATGGAAACACGACAGTTAAAATATTTTTTGGCCGTGGCTGAAGAGCTGCATTTTGGGCGTGCAGCCAAGCGGCTCCATATTTCACAGCCGCCATTAAGTCAGCAGATAATGAAGTTTGAGGATGAGCTTGGGGTTAAACTTTTTCAGCGCAATAAACGTTCGGTTTTCCTCACCGCAGCCGGAAACTCCTTGTTACGAGATGCACGGTCCATTCTGCGTTCCATGGATCGGGCTGAGGCAAATCTGCTTGAGGCCGCGTCCGGGCATGGCGGGCAGCTGTGTCTTGGGTATATCGGGCCTGCACTTGAGAGTTCACTCGCAGGAATTATTCGCAAGTATAAAAGTAGTTACCCCGCTGTGCGCTTAAACTTGCGGGAAATGTTTACTAACGATCAGCTTAAGGCAGTACGTGAAGGTGAAATTGATGCCGGGATTGTCCGTTTGTTTCAGCATGACGTTTCAGATCTTGAGTGTAAATTATTTCATCGTGAATCATATGCTTTGGTTGTGCCGATGGATCACCCGCTAGCTGAAAGTGAAAGCGTGGACATCTCACAATTGGGCGGAGAACCGTTTATCTTTTTCCCCAGAGCAGAGCAGCCCCGACTTTATGATGAATGGATGAGAGTTTTTGACGAAGCCGGATTTGTGCCTGATGTGGTGCAGGAAACCGCCCGTAAGAGTGCTACCGTCGCTCTAGTTGCAGCCCGTATGGGTATCGGGATTGTTCCGGAAAGTATGTCTCGGCAAAAGCCGCAGGGGGTTGCTTTCAAGAAACTTACCGGAGACTTTCCATCTATTGAAGTTCATTTGATTTATAAACCGAAGGACGGTTTTCCGGCTGTGCGTAATTTTATTAATGAAGTGCGTCAAAGCGTGGGATTCAAGGCATGA